A genomic window from Glycine max cultivar Williams 82 chromosome 17, Glycine_max_v4.0, whole genome shotgun sequence includes:
- the LOC100500436 gene encoding cytidine and deoxycytidylate deaminase zinc-binding domain-containing protein, whose protein sequence is MEEVNVVETKDGTVSVAAAFAGHQEAVQDRDHKFLRKAVEEAYKGVDCKDGGPFGAVIVHNDEIVASCHNMVLCNTDPTAHAEVTAIREACKKLKQIELADCEIYASCEPCPMCFGAIHLSRIKRLVYGAKAEAAIAIGFDDFIADALRGTGFYQKATLEIKRADGNEAIIAEEVFEKTKEKFQMY, encoded by the exons ATGGAGGAAGTTAACG TTGTGGAAACTAAGGATGGAACTGTCTCAGTAGCTGCTGCGTTTGCTGGTCATCAGGAAG CCGTGCAGGATAGAGAccacaaatttttaagaaaagctGTTGAAGAAGCATATAAAGGGGTAGATTGCAAAGATGGAGGCCCTTTTGGTGCTGTTATAGTTCATAATGATGAAATAGTTGCTAGTTGTCACAACATGGTTCTGTGTAACACAGACCCAACTGCTCATGCTGAGGTGACAGCAATAAGAGAG GCTTGTAAGAAGCTTAAGCAGATAGAACTTGCAGATTGTGAAATATATGCTTCTTGTGAACCTTGCCCCATGTGCTTTGGTGCAATCCACCTTTCTCGAATTAAG AGGTTGGTTTATGGAGCGAAGGCTGAGGCAGCAATTGCTATTGGGTTTGATGATTTCATTGCAGATGCACTGCGAGGTACTGGATTCTATCAGAAAGCAACACTGGAAATTAAGAGAGCTGATGGTAATGAGGCCATCATTGCTGAAGAGGTTTTtgaga